The Fictibacillus arsenicus genome contains a region encoding:
- a CDS encoding TraR/DksA C4-type zinc finger protein: MSLSTQEMDHFKQILIARKNEIKEMRERNDSFGSDVEFPKESTGELSNYDNHPGDLGTELFEKEKDIALNDLHEKELEDIDAALNSIERGKYGVCKTCGEDILKERLEAIPSTLYCKEHSPGQHSSDDRPVEEAVSGPDYSRRSNDGKDATFFDSEDAWQSVAKYGTSETPSDFTDPEKQDYNEMYEDSDDDDGYVENYEGFVTTDITGKERNVIQNRKHEEYEEELDREEERQLDRDKYDK; this comes from the coding sequence ATGTCATTATCAACACAAGAAATGGACCATTTTAAACAAATTTTAATTGCTCGTAAAAATGAAATAAAAGAAATGAGAGAGAGAAATGACTCTTTTGGAAGTGATGTGGAATTTCCGAAAGAATCTACGGGGGAATTATCAAACTATGATAATCATCCAGGAGATCTTGGGACTGAGCTTTTTGAAAAAGAAAAAGATATCGCATTAAACGACCTCCATGAAAAAGAACTGGAGGATATCGATGCTGCACTTAATAGTATCGAAAGAGGCAAGTACGGTGTTTGTAAAACTTGCGGAGAAGATATTTTAAAAGAACGATTGGAAGCTATTCCATCTACACTCTACTGCAAGGAACACAGCCCTGGTCAGCATTCATCAGATGACAGACCAGTAGAAGAAGCTGTATCTGGTCCGGATTATTCGAGAAGAAGCAATGATGGGAAAGATGCCACATTCTTTGACTCGGAAGATGCTTGGCAATCAGTAGCGAAGTACGGAACAAGTGAAACACCGTCAGATTTTACAGATCCTGAAAAACAGGACTATAACGAGATGTACGAAGACTCAGATGATGATGATGGCTATGTAGAAAACTATGAAGGTTTTGTAACAACAGATATAACAGGAAAAGAGAGAAACGTTATACAGAACCGCAAACATGAAGAGTACGAGGAAGAGCTCGATCGCGAAGAAGAAAGACAATTAGACCGGGACAAGTACGATAAATAA
- a CDS encoding HD-GYP domain-containing protein, with protein MTVHEQFERRLLKNYVIGSTAAVLGVGGVFLFTTLRFSAKEIFVLCGILVSSCIIMFLLEYLFFRMHTSVFRTYFSKKQPALQLAEKAYFHAHHFPIRTVKRILGPHLFGLSIPAVCLTASAIYFEYLTLPYYYIYLASLGAILVAGMHAIIEFFLTTKAVQPVLRNIQEKTLKDHGVILSLATSRHISIQRKIQWSTLFIGTFPLLLFALANQVRLYQLSSPVNGSYWSWAFFVLLIGISFAIFGAFLLFKDIQQPMNELQAGMYEVRTGNSNAKVDDLYSDEFSKLIKGFNHMARAIQSREHENKQLLESFFATMAATLDARDPYTAGHSLRVADYAMKIGQMAGLPFQQLLQLRKAALLHDIGKIGIPDIVLLKEEKLTPEEFEQIKKHPVIGADILAQVQPFDAMKPLLPGVRYHHERYDGKGYPEQLAGEDIPVFGRIIAVADAYDAMTSDRPYRKGMTHEKALVILEDGKGTQWDPYLTQLFIDEMKLKSIS; from the coding sequence TTGACTGTACACGAACAATTTGAAAGACGTTTATTAAAGAATTATGTAATTGGTTCAACTGCTGCGGTTTTAGGAGTTGGCGGCGTCTTTCTATTCACAACACTCCGTTTTTCGGCCAAAGAAATCTTTGTATTATGCGGAATACTTGTTTCTTCCTGCATAATCATGTTTTTATTAGAATATCTGTTTTTCCGTATGCATACTTCTGTTTTCCGTACATATTTCAGTAAAAAACAACCTGCATTGCAGCTGGCAGAAAAAGCATATTTTCATGCGCACCATTTCCCGATTCGGACAGTAAAGCGTATACTTGGTCCGCACCTTTTCGGCCTGTCTATTCCTGCGGTGTGTTTAACAGCTTCAGCTATTTACTTTGAATACTTAACATTACCTTATTACTACATATATCTTGCCTCACTAGGCGCGATTTTAGTTGCTGGCATGCATGCGATCATTGAGTTCTTTTTAACGACAAAAGCTGTTCAGCCTGTTTTAAGAAATATTCAGGAGAAAACACTGAAAGATCATGGCGTGATTTTGTCTTTAGCAACTTCCAGACATATATCTATCCAGCGTAAAATTCAGTGGAGCACACTTTTTATCGGGACATTCCCACTCTTATTGTTCGCTTTGGCAAATCAGGTGCGATTGTATCAACTATCATCACCAGTTAACGGTTCTTACTGGAGCTGGGCATTCTTCGTACTTCTTATAGGTATTTCCTTTGCTATTTTTGGTGCGTTTCTTCTTTTTAAGGATATTCAGCAGCCCATGAATGAACTTCAAGCTGGTATGTATGAAGTCCGCACAGGCAACTCAAACGCAAAAGTAGATGATCTATATTCCGATGAGTTTTCAAAGCTTATTAAGGGGTTCAACCATATGGCCAGGGCGATCCAGTCTCGTGAACATGAAAACAAACAATTGCTTGAGAGCTTTTTTGCGACGATGGCGGCTACATTGGATGCAAGAGATCCATACACAGCTGGTCATAGCCTCCGTGTTGCAGACTATGCTATGAAAATAGGCCAGATGGCTGGTCTTCCTTTTCAGCAGCTTCTGCAGCTTCGAAAAGCTGCATTGCTTCATGATATCGGCAAAATCGGAATACCTGATATCGTACTTTTAAAGGAAGAGAAACTGACACCTGAGGAATTTGAACAAATAAAAAAACACCCGGTTATCGGAGCAGATATACTTGCACAAGTTCAGCCGTTTGATGCAATGAAGCCGCTGCTTCCTGGTGTACGTTATCATCACGAACGGTATGATGGCAAAGGCTATCCCGAACAGCTTGCAGGCGAGGATATCCCTGTTTTCGGAAGGATTATTGCAGTTGCAGATGCTTATGATGCAATGACTTCCGACCGCCCATATCGAAAAGGAATGACACATGAAAAAGCACTCGTGATCTTAGAAGATGGAAAAGGTACGCAGTGGGATCCTTATTTAACACAGCTTTTTATAGATGAAATGAAACTAAAATCAATTTCATAA